The proteins below are encoded in one region of Labeo rohita strain BAU-BD-2019 chromosome 15, IGBB_LRoh.1.0, whole genome shotgun sequence:
- the samsn1a gene encoding SAM domain-containing protein SAMSN-1a → MNLFCFSLEGSMDSLYEAVQESCEAQVYTIPSRSCSPAVLSDDATKWRSAGRSISVEISQINSDSTRKKKQGSLPKSVSENEALDNTVCTNSVWPIAKKQEDLLLLRNNQNEDVVRAIRRAESQSMADRKTISRNIQQEIPVQIVCYEGCNPNQDRLSSRQNGLPDTATAEMTQLRGTRVKKVERKSSKRGTPTQETTAHIKDAKGMMCGTAGGSRVTETAPARHRWSNPTETALNWVPANNTCLPPCNEYRVHICDCTTSTTPGRGDKINIQNSKRDSLTKGVARSSTSVDFCASNRSTSFGRFDTFRNQHSPSRLEENGAPEAEGESTAENCEKPGSLGKKMKAISMTMRKRMAKKHVKSVSEDMGDDTEGETENGSPAEKSSDHTSNSLESLYSGQSSSSSGGVASNSDVSSNRDSLKLEEEVPYTGQFCGRAKVHTDFVPSPYDTDSLKLKVGDIINIISKPPMGIWTGMLNNKVGNFKFIYVDVLPEKEKEEEEEAPIIRPVKVCKKPRPNTLLELLERLHLEEYASSLLLNGYQTVDDLKHLKERHLIELNVSDPEHRRRLLAASDCLYVTSKDEEGEMKGNEEEDEDNDCPRDSGCFIPAECPDS, encoded by the exons GAGGGCTCTATGGACAGCCTGTACGAGGCCGTGCAGGAGTCCTGTGAGGCTCAGGTGTACACCATCCCCAGCAGGTCCTGCAGCCCAGCTGTTCTCTCAGATGACGCCACCAAATGGCGGAGCGCAGGGCGTTCTATCTCTGTG GAGATTTCACAAATCAACTCAGACAGCActagaaaaaagaaacaagg TTCACTACCAAAATCTGTTTCTGAAAATGAAGCTTTAG ATAATACCGTCTGCACTAATTCTGTCTGGCCCATTGCCAAAAAGCAGGAAGATTTACTCCTCCTGAGGAACAACCAGAATGAAG ATGTGGTGAGAGCTATAAGAAGAGCTGAAAGCCAGTCTATGGCAGACAGAAAGACCATTTCAAGAAACATACAGCAAGAGATTCCTGTCCAG ATTGTCTGTTATGAGGGGTGTAATCCAAACCAAGATCGGCTAAGCAGCAGACAGAATGGCCTG CCTGACACAGCAACTGCAGAGATGACACAGCTAAGAGGGACACGGGTGAAAAAAGTAGAGAGGAAAAGCAGTAAAAGAGGAACTCCAACACAGGAAACAACAG CTCACATCAAAGATGCCAAAGGAATGATGTGTGGCACTGCTGGGGGGTCAAGGGTCACGGAGACAGCACCCGCCAGACATCGCTGGAGTAATCCCACAGAAACAGCCTTAAACTGGGTACCAGCCAACAACACCTGTCTACCTCCCTGCAATGAATATCGAGTGCACATCTGCGACTGCACTACATCCACAACCCCAGGTCGAGGAGATAAAATCAACATTCAAAACTCAAAGAGAGACTCTCTTACCAAAGGAGTAGCGCGTTCCAGCACCAGTGTGGATTTCTGTGCCTCCAAC CGATCCACCAGTTTTGGAAGGTTTGACACATTCAGAAATCAACACTCCCCTTCCAGACTTGAGGAAAATGGAGCACCTGAG GCAGAGGGAGAATCAACAGCAGAAAACTGTGAGAAACCGGGAAGTTTGGGAAAAAAGATGAAGGCCATTTCGATGACTATGCGTAAACGGATGGCCAAGAAACACGTCAAATCCGTCTCTGAGGACATG GGTGATGACACTGAGGGTGAAACTGAGAACGGGTCTCCAGCAGAGAAGAGCTCAGACCACACCAGCAACTCATTAGAAAGCCTCTACAGTGGACAGAGCTCATCCAG CTCAGGCGGTGTGGCTAGCAATTCAGATGTATCCAGTAACAGAGACAGCCTGAAACTAGAGGAGGAAGTGCCCTACACGGGGCAGTTCTGCGGGCGAGCTAAAGTACATACAGACTTTGTCCCCAGCCCATATGATACAGACTCCCTCAAACTAAAG GTGGGAGACATCATCAACATCATAAGTAAACCACCTATGGGCATATGGACAGGAATGCTTAATAATAAAGTGGgaaatttcaagtttatttatgTGGATGTTCTGCCTgagaaagaaaaggaagaagaggaggaggccCCAATAATCAGACCTGTCAAAGTATGCAAGAAGCCACGACCAAATACCCTCCTGGAGTTATTAGAGAGACTTCATTTAGAG GAATATGCATCTTCATTACTCCTCAATGGCTACCAGACAGTAGATGATCTCAAACACCTGAAAGAGAGGCATTTGATTGAGCTGAATGTGTCCGATCCAGAACACAGACGCAGGTTGCTTGCTGCGTCAGACTGCCTCTATGTCACAAGCA AAGACGAAGAGGGAGAGATGAAGGGCAATGAGGAGGAAGACGAAGATAATGACTGTCCCAGAGACTCGGGTTGTTTTATTCCGGCAGAGTGTCCTGACAGCTGA
- the hspa13 gene encoding heat shock 70 kDa protein 13, whose amino-acid sequence MAGEMSIIGSVILALFLAGYLGQQYLPPPKPRVIGLDLGTTFCSVGVFQPGTGEIEVIGDDKGRKSIPSVVSFTPTGVFSGHEGQELSDINPQNTIYDAKRFIGKIFDQETLQKESARYPFKVTYNNGSAEFLVSTNSTFTVTPEFIGSRLLLKMKKMAEKQLGIPIEKAVISVPAEFDERQRNYTIRAANLAGLDILRVINEPTAAAMAYGLHKAEVFNVLVVDLGGGTLDVSLLNKQGGMFLTRAMAGNNKLGGQDFTQRLLQYTIERVQQQYGVPPTLKEDIHLLRQAVEAAKINLTQEPHIHLRVPLHLQTTGVSGAQEEKILFEEKLTRELFDELNADLFQKILAPIETVLIEGHLEKGEVDEIVLVGGSTRIPRIRQLISQYFGKEPNTSVDPDLAVVTGVAIQAGIMGGSWPLQVSAIEIPNRHLRKTNFS is encoded by the exons ATGGCTGGAGAAATGTCCATAATAG GTTCTGTCATCCTGGCATTGTTCCTGGCAGGATATCTGGGACAACAGTACCTGCCCCCTCCAAAGCCCAGGGTGATTGGGTTGGATCTTGGGACCACGTTCTGCTCTGTGGGAGTATTTCAGCCTGGCACAGGCGAGATTGAGGTTATTGGAGACGACAAAGGTCGCAAAAGCATTCCGAGTGTAGTGTCATTCACCCCCACCGGTGTGTTTTCTGGACATGAGGGTCAGGAATTATCAGACATAAATCCTCAAAACACAATCTATGATGCTAAGAGATTTATAGGGAAGATTTTCGACCAAGAGACTTTACAGAAAGAGAGCGCACGGTACCCattcaag GTGACATACAACAACGGGAGTGCTGAATTTTTAGTCTCTACAAATAGCACCTTCACAGTTACTCCTGAATTCATTGGATCCCGTCTCCtgctgaaaatgaaaaagatgGCAGAGAAGCAACTGGGAATACCTATCGAGAAAGCCGTCATATCAGTGCCAGCAGAGTTTGATGAAAGGCAAAGAAACTACACTATAAGGGCTGCTAACCTAGCTG GACTGGACATCCTGCGGGTGATCAATGAGCCTACGGCAGCGGCGATGGCTTACGGACTGCATAAAGCAGAAGTGTTTAATGTGCTGGTGGTGGATCTGGGAGGAGGAACACTGGATGTGTCACTTCTCAATAAGCAGGGTGGCATGTTCCTTACCAGAGCAATGGCAG GTAATAACAAGCTAGGAGGGCAGGACTTCACCCAGCGTTTGCTGCAGTACACCATCGAGCGAGTGCAGCAGCAGTACGGCGTGCCTCCTACTCTAAAAGAAGACATCCACCTTCTCCGACAGGCTGTGGAGGCCGCCAAGATCAACCTCACTCAGGAGCCTCACATTCACCTCCGAGTTCCTCTTCACCTGCAGACAACGGGAGTGAGCGGAGCACAGGAGGAAAAAATCCTGTTTGAGGAGAAGCTGACGCGGGAGCTCTTTGATGAGCTGAATGCGGATCTCTTCCAGAAGATTCTGGCACCCATTGAGACTGTCCTCATAGAGGGCCATCTAGAAAAAGGGGAAGTCGATGAAATCGTCCTGGTCGGAGGGTCTACGAGAATCCCTCGCATCAGACAGCTCATTAGTCAGTACTTTGGGAAGGAACCAAACACCTCAGTAGACCCTGACCTGGCCGTGGTGACCGGGGTAGCCATTCAAGCAGGCATCATGGGCGGCTCTTGGCCTCTCCAAGTCAGCGCAATTGAAATTCCCAACAGGCATCTTCGCAAGACTAACTTCAGCTGA